A region from the Janthinobacterium agaricidamnosum genome encodes:
- a CDS encoding putative porin, with protein sequence MNLIFSSPQRARRLPLALAAFALSVAAGAVQAQAVPADSTMVKLIRGLIQSGALNKDAGEALLAQAQSEALAAAQARPAAAPAALAQVQPGDVRVPYISQTVREQIRDEIKGQVMAEAKAGGWAAPNETPAWTKRIRLEGDVRARYESRYYDMANSNIEIDWRSLNSGSGYDVNSNSNLALPALLNTREDRKHLLRARARLGILADISDTTQAGIRLASGNDDSPVSTTQTLGGGLGKKNIWLDQAWLSYQPASWLKLTAGRFDNPFVSGDELFSSELNFDGIAAKVQQPVGESKDVTVFGTLGLIPLEYSSDNAPSRSQAKMSSENKWLLGAQVGASWKINSDHQLRGALAYYNFRNISGEYSQPCALYAGADGCSTDWSRPSSMQKGNSLMLLRNIALNPLDPANTPQPQFVGLASKFRLANLNARWDSKVAGGTDLRIEGDYVRNMAYDKNEMWARAKGGIMNNFGGTGGVSQADFKSGGNAYMLQATLGKASPAARGDWNVLLGYKRIEPDALPDAYNDSTFHLGGTNARGYYLGGAYALDKNTWLNGRWTSSREVFGSALSIDTLQIELNARF encoded by the coding sequence ATGAACCTCATATTTTCTTCCCCACAGCGTGCGCGCCGCCTTCCGCTGGCGCTGGCCGCTTTCGCCCTGAGCGTGGCGGCAGGCGCGGTACAGGCGCAGGCCGTCCCGGCCGACAGCACCATGGTCAAGCTGATCCGCGGCCTGATCCAGAGCGGCGCCCTGAACAAGGATGCCGGCGAAGCCTTGCTGGCGCAGGCGCAGAGCGAAGCGCTGGCCGCGGCGCAAGCCCGTCCGGCCGCCGCACCGGCCGCCCTGGCGCAGGTGCAGCCTGGCGACGTGCGCGTGCCGTATATTTCGCAAACCGTGCGCGAGCAGATCCGCGACGAGATCAAGGGCCAGGTCATGGCCGAAGCAAAAGCGGGCGGCTGGGCGGCGCCGAATGAAACGCCGGCCTGGACCAAGCGCATCCGCCTGGAAGGCGACGTGCGCGCACGCTACGAATCGCGCTACTACGACATGGCCAACAGCAATATCGAGATCGACTGGCGCTCGCTCAACAGCGGCAGCGGCTACGACGTCAATTCGAACAGCAACCTGGCCCTGCCGGCGTTGCTGAACACGCGCGAAGACCGCAAGCACTTGCTGCGCGCCCGTGCCCGCCTCGGCATCCTGGCCGACATTTCCGACACCACGCAAGCGGGCATCCGCCTGGCCAGCGGCAATGACGACAGCCCGGTATCGACCACGCAAACTCTCGGTGGCGGCCTGGGCAAGAAGAACATCTGGCTGGACCAGGCCTGGCTGTCCTACCAGCCCGCTTCGTGGCTGAAACTGACGGCGGGCCGCTTCGACAATCCATTCGTGTCCGGCGACGAACTGTTTTCCAGCGAACTCAATTTCGACGGCATCGCCGCCAAGGTGCAGCAGCCGGTCGGCGAGAGCAAGGACGTCACCGTGTTCGGCACTCTGGGCCTGATTCCGCTCGAGTATTCGTCCGACAATGCGCCTAGCCGCAGCCAGGCAAAAATGTCGAGCGAAAACAAATGGCTGCTCGGCGCGCAAGTGGGCGCGTCGTGGAAGATCAATAGCGACCACCAATTGCGTGGCGCCTTGGCCTACTACAACTTCCGCAACATCAGCGGCGAGTATTCGCAGCCGTGCGCCTTGTACGCAGGCGCCGATGGCTGCAGCACGGACTGGTCGCGTCCATCGAGCATGCAAAAGGGCAATAGCTTGATGTTGCTGCGCAATATCGCCCTGAATCCGCTCGATCCGGCCAACACGCCGCAGCCGCAATTCGTGGGCCTGGCGTCGAAATTCCGCCTGGCCAACCTGAATGCGCGCTGGGATAGCAAGGTCGCGGGCGGCACGGACTTGCGCATCGAAGGCGACTATGTGCGCAACATGGCCTACGACAAGAATGAAATGTGGGCACGCGCCAAGGGCGGCATCATGAATAACTTCGGTGGCACGGGCGGCGTCTCGCAAGCTGATTTCAAGAGCGGCGGCAATGCCTACATGCTGCAGGCGACCCTGGGCAAGGCCAGCCCGGCGGCGCGCGGCGACTGGAACGTGCTGCTCGGTTACAAGCGCATCGAACCGGACGCCTTGCCTGACGCCTACAACGATTCCACCTTCCATCTGGGCGGCACGAATGCGCGCGGCTACTACCTCGGCGGCGCGTATGCGCTCGACAAGAATACCTGGCTGAACGGCCGCTGGACGTCGAGCCGCGAAGTGTTCGGTTCGGCACTGTCGATCGACACCCTGCAAATCGAATTGAACGCGCGTTTTTAA
- a CDS encoding DEAD/DEAH box helicase: MDFTRDETSETPVAPASAPGAPLPYAVATWLQRVEAAAHPKAVLTIAEPDPKLNQHRLIYVLAPTSGGRHVALCLYKARLRPNGDVAAASPISEIFSLLSAPPTFLTPADEDLVRFFVAMRSGQNSQTGSATEPKGKVGAALLKMLAEQDKLLWANSWADVGNGLVYPLKEGPVRPARLFWRDEGKTMRLGWQVDPPEGAKHHGADQIDYMLPTDPPWYIDNLSCGVLELNQGGSDISLADLQALVAQAPPLNANDKVRVSQLLLAQGLQHLMPLPQPLPQRLRKDVPAQPVLLLDSAMLADGSLQRWSDFAVLSYDYDGERVSFDPSQRVVRQVGEVTEIIQRNTVDEARALATLAELQFKKPGSAPLSGLKGALLLPSQAEWLRFAESGIDALLAQGWIVEKTAKYRYDVSDVGDWYAEIDDQDPDSGNAWFELELGIVVNHERVPLLPVLVQLIRNAPNDFNPKVIEAHADDDQMLATLPDGTRVALPWGRVRPILNTLGELYFSDKIKRAVRMSTLDAARLEELARGLDMQWTGGEQLRAMGRKLSQFGSVQKVAAPAGLQATLRDYQADGLAWMQFLRDHDLAGILADDMGLGKTVQTLAHILVEKEAGRLTHPALVIAPTSLMGNWQDEAAKFAPSLKVLLLQGKDRAQQFDQIDQCDLVLTTYALLPRDEETLREHDFHLVILDESHYIKNTRSKAAQSAGLLRARHRLCLSGTPLENHLGELWSQFHFLLPGLLGDEKTFNTQFRHPIERQDDPLRRMLLNRRIKPFLLRRTKDNVAKELPPKTEMVRKVELTGPQRDLYETVRLAMDQKVREEIDKKGVARSQIVILEALLKLRQVCCDPRLVKSLPAKKQSAGSAKLLDLMQMVEDLLDEGRKILVFSQFTSMLELIEEELESRDIPYALLTGETKDRGAQVAAFQQGAVPIFLISLKAGGVGLNLTAADTVIHYDPWWNPAAENQATDRAWRIGQDKPVFVYKLIAKGTLEEKIQLLQQKKSELAQSILAEGESQKMALTQEDLQQIFAPLED; encoded by the coding sequence ATGGATTTTACCCGCGACGAAACCAGTGAAACCCCAGTTGCCCCGGCCAGCGCGCCGGGAGCGCCTTTGCCGTATGCCGTCGCCACCTGGCTGCAGCGGGTGGAGGCTGCCGCCCATCCGAAGGCCGTGCTGACGATTGCCGAGCCCGATCCCAAACTCAACCAGCACCGCCTGATCTACGTGCTGGCGCCCACCAGCGGCGGCCGCCACGTGGCCCTGTGCCTGTACAAGGCGCGGCTGCGGCCGAACGGCGATGTGGCGGCGGCGTCCCCCATCAGCGAAATCTTTTCCCTGCTGTCGGCGCCGCCCACGTTTTTGACGCCGGCCGACGAAGACCTCGTGCGTTTCTTCGTGGCCATGCGCAGCGGGCAGAATTCGCAGACGGGCAGCGCCACGGAGCCGAAGGGCAAGGTGGGCGCGGCCCTGCTGAAAATGCTGGCCGAGCAGGATAAATTGTTGTGGGCCAATTCCTGGGCCGACGTCGGCAATGGTCTCGTGTATCCATTGAAGGAAGGTCCCGTGCGTCCCGCCCGCCTGTTCTGGCGCGACGAAGGCAAGACCATGCGCCTGGGCTGGCAAGTGGACCCGCCGGAAGGCGCGAAGCACCATGGCGCCGACCAGATCGACTACATGCTGCCCACCGATCCGCCGTGGTACATCGACAACCTGTCGTGCGGCGTGCTGGAACTGAACCAGGGCGGCTCCGACATTTCCCTCGCCGATCTGCAGGCGCTGGTGGCGCAGGCGCCGCCGTTGAATGCGAACGACAAGGTGCGCGTGTCGCAACTGCTGCTGGCGCAAGGCTTGCAGCATCTGATGCCGCTGCCGCAACCGTTGCCGCAGCGCTTGCGCAAGGACGTGCCGGCGCAACCGGTGTTGCTGCTGGACAGCGCCATGCTGGCCGATGGCAGCCTGCAGCGCTGGAGCGACTTCGCCGTGCTGTCCTACGACTACGATGGCGAAAGAGTCTCGTTCGACCCGTCGCAGCGCGTGGTGCGGCAAGTGGGCGAGGTGACGGAAATTATCCAGAGAAACACGGTCGATGAAGCGCGCGCACTGGCCACCCTGGCCGAGCTGCAATTCAAGAAGCCGGGCTCCGCTCCCTTGAGCGGCTTGAAGGGCGCCTTGCTGCTGCCTTCCCAGGCGGAGTGGCTGCGTTTTGCCGAGTCCGGCATCGACGCCTTGCTGGCGCAGGGCTGGATCGTGGAAAAGACGGCCAAGTACCGCTACGACGTGAGCGACGTGGGCGACTGGTACGCGGAAATCGATGACCAGGATCCGGACAGCGGCAACGCCTGGTTCGAGCTGGAACTGGGCATCGTCGTCAACCACGAGCGCGTGCCGCTGCTGCCCGTGCTGGTGCAGCTGATCCGCAACGCGCCCAACGATTTCAATCCGAAAGTCATCGAAGCACATGCGGACGATGACCAGATGCTGGCAACCTTGCCGGACGGCACGCGCGTCGCCCTGCCGTGGGGCCGCGTGCGTCCGATTTTGAACACGCTGGGCGAGCTGTATTTCAGCGACAAGATCAAGCGTGCCGTGCGCATGTCGACACTCGATGCGGCGCGCCTGGAAGAGCTGGCGCGGGGCCTGGACATGCAGTGGACGGGCGGCGAACAGCTGCGCGCCATGGGCCGCAAGCTGAGCCAGTTCGGTTCCGTGCAAAAAGTGGCGGCGCCCGCCGGCCTGCAGGCAACCTTGCGCGATTACCAGGCCGACGGCCTGGCGTGGATGCAATTCCTGCGCGACCACGACCTGGCGGGCATCCTGGCCGATGACATGGGCTTAGGTAAGACCGTGCAGACGCTGGCGCATATCCTCGTGGAAAAGGAAGCGGGCCGCCTTACGCATCCGGCCCTGGTGATTGCACCGACGAGTCTGATGGGCAACTGGCAGGACGAGGCGGCCAAGTTCGCGCCCAGCCTGAAGGTGTTGCTGCTGCAAGGCAAGGACCGCGCCCAGCAATTCGACCAGATCGACCAGTGCGACCTGGTGCTGACCACGTACGCGCTGTTGCCGCGCGACGAGGAAACCTTGCGCGAGCACGATTTCCACCTGGTCATTCTCGACGAATCGCATTACATCAAGAATACGCGCAGCAAGGCGGCGCAAAGCGCGGGCCTGCTGCGCGCGCGCCACCGCCTGTGCTTGTCCGGCACGCCGCTGGAAAATCATTTGGGCGAACTGTGGTCGCAATTCCACTTCTTGCTGCCGGGCTTGCTGGGCGACGAAAAGACCTTCAATACGCAGTTCCGTCATCCGATCGAGCGTCAGGACGACCCGCTGCGCCGCATGCTGCTGAACCGCCGCATCAAACCGTTCCTGCTGCGCCGCACGAAGGACAATGTGGCCAAGGAGCTGCCGCCGAAAACGGAAATGGTGCGCAAGGTGGAATTGACGGGGCCGCAGCGCGACCTGTATGAAACCGTGCGTCTTGCGATGGATCAAAAGGTCCGTGAAGAAATCGACAAGAAGGGCGTGGCGCGCAGCCAGATCGTCATTCTCGAAGCGCTGCTGAAACTGCGCCAGGTCTGCTGCGACCCGCGTCTGGTGAAATCCTTGCCGGCGAAGAAGCAGTCGGCCGGTTCGGCCAAGCTGCTCGACCTGATGCAGATGGTGGAAGACTTGCTCGACGAAGGGCGCAAGATCCTCGTGTTCTCGCAATTTACCAGCATGCTGGAATTGATCGAGGAAGAACTGGAATCGCGCGACATCCCATACGCGCTGCTGACGGGAGAAACGAAGGACCGGGGCGCGCAAGTGGCGGCCTTCCAGCAGGGCGCCGTGCCGATCTTCCTGATCAGCCTGAAGGCGGGCGGCGTGGGCCTGAACCTGACGGCCGCCGACACGGTCATCCACTACGATCCGTGGTGGAATCCGGCGGCGGAAAACCAGGCCACGGACCGCGCCTGGCGCATCGGCCAGGATAAGCCTGTGTTCGTCTACAAATTGATTGCGAAGGGCACCCTGGAAGAAAAAATCCAGCTGCTGCAGCAAAAGAAATCGGAGCTGGCGCAATCGATCCTGGCCGAAGGCGAATCGCAGAAGATGGCCCTCACGCAGGAAGACTTGCAGCAGATTTTCGCCCCGCTCGAAGATTAA
- a CDS encoding ExbD/TolR family protein has translation MATSAKFTPRKRSGGINITPFVDVLLVVLVIFILTSNASIPGIKVDLPKASSAMALEKPKTKAITIDNAGQVFLDAYPVTLPELEERLRTEKALTPDFPVIVRGDAAVQYAKVVEVLDLLRRIDLNQVGLVTGKPA, from the coding sequence ATGGCCACCTCCGCCAAGTTTACCCCCCGCAAGCGTAGCGGCGGCATCAACATCACGCCCTTCGTCGACGTGCTGCTGGTGGTGCTGGTGATCTTCATTTTGACCAGCAACGCCAGCATCCCCGGCATCAAGGTCGACCTGCCCAAGGCCAGTTCGGCCATGGCGCTGGAAAAACCGAAGACCAAGGCCATCACCATCGACAACGCGGGCCAGGTCTTCCTCGACGCCTATCCCGTCACCTTGCCCGAGCTGGAAGAGCGCTTGCGCACGGAAAAGGCGCTGACGCCCGACTTCCCCGTGATCGTGCGCGGCGACGCCGCCGTGCAATACGCGAAGGTGGTCGAAGTGCTGGACCTGCTGCGCCGCATCGACCTGAACCAGGTGGGCCTGGTGACCGGCAAGCCGGCATGA
- a CDS encoding YbjN domain-containing protein gives MENTTSLLTTLNAEQTAEAIKAAGCAVTSIEHDGVVRLHSASHGIGFQVLWGNEAAPGQYADLTLSCPLRVQGGDLPAGLLAEWHRSKRFARVAQHGDFVVLEMDVLVAGGVSKEYLNINLQLWTQMMGQFFLFLRNFTPADTSTAPVVEAASVAEEETVPA, from the coding sequence ATGGAAAACACGACTAGCTTGCTGACCACCCTGAATGCGGAACAAACGGCCGAGGCCATCAAGGCGGCCGGCTGCGCCGTCACCAGCATCGAACACGACGGTGTCGTGCGCCTGCACAGCGCCAGCCATGGCATCGGTTTCCAGGTGCTGTGGGGTAATGAAGCCGCGCCTGGCCAGTACGCGGACCTGACCCTGAGCTGCCCGCTGCGCGTGCAGGGCGGCGACTTGCCGGCCGGCTTGCTGGCCGAATGGCACCGCAGCAAGCGTTTCGCCCGCGTGGCCCAGCATGGCGATTTCGTCGTGCTGGAGATGGATGTGCTGGTTGCCGGCGGTGTCAGCAAGGAGTACCTGAATATCAATCTGCAACTGTGGACGCAGATGATGGGCCAGTTCTTCTTGTTTTTGCGCAACTTTACGCCGGCCGATACGAGCACGGCACCGGTAGTCGAGGCCGCCAGCGTGGCCGAAGAAGAAACTGTGCCGGCCTGA
- a CDS encoding energy transducer TonB family protein: MKRDDMMKMAGSESSGAAQWWRRWGGVAGGALLAAALAALVWYLLSDTAATKREVAAPPMLMLPPPPPPPPEPEKLPEPTPDKVVPEVSEPEPTPADKPMDDAPESPSPDKGDPVTIDGAAQAGSDAFGIQAGRGGGMSGSGGGGGLGAGSYGRYVANALQLAFARDPRTRQLAFADIRVDLWLDTEGRATKVQLVQGTGNAQTDEQVLAMVRDFRADERPPASLRFPARVSIKGRRP, translated from the coding sequence GTGAAGCGTGACGACATGATGAAGATGGCCGGCTCGGAATCGTCGGGCGCGGCGCAGTGGTGGCGCCGCTGGGGCGGCGTGGCCGGCGGTGCGCTGCTGGCCGCTGCGCTGGCCGCGCTGGTCTGGTATTTGCTGTCCGATACGGCGGCCACCAAGCGCGAAGTGGCGGCGCCGCCGATGCTGATGCTGCCACCGCCGCCACCGCCGCCGCCGGAACCGGAAAAATTGCCGGAACCGACACCGGACAAGGTGGTGCCGGAAGTGTCCGAGCCGGAACCGACGCCTGCCGACAAGCCCATGGATGACGCGCCGGAAAGCCCGTCGCCGGACAAGGGCGACCCCGTCACCATCGACGGCGCGGCGCAGGCCGGCAGCGACGCGTTCGGCATCCAGGCCGGGCGCGGCGGCGGCATGAGCGGTAGCGGCGGTGGCGGCGGACTCGGCGCGGGATCGTATGGCCGCTACGTCGCCAACGCGCTGCAGCTGGCGTTCGCCCGCGACCCGCGCACGCGCCAGCTGGCGTTCGCCGACATCCGCGTCGACCTGTGGCTCGATACGGAAGGCAGGGCGACGAAAGTGCAGCTGGTGCAAGGCACGGGCAATGCGCAGACGGATGAGCAGGTGCTGGCCATGGTGCGCGACTTCCGCGCCGATGAGCGGCCGCCGGCATCCCTGCGTTTCCCGGCCCGGGTATCCATTAAAGGCCGCAGGCCATAG
- a CDS encoding ShlB/FhaC/HecB family hemolysin secretion/activation protein, translating into MREMTTKGRGVPPAAPATALTMLCLAMLALPGMARAQDAVPAAAPVAAPERQVTIEEYLVRGNTVLDARAIEEAVTPFLGPGRTLKDVEGARDALVAAYQARGYQSVYVDLPEQQVEQGVVVLQVSETKVGRLRVVGAQYNSPLDVRQQVPALTEGTVPDFTQAQVELTALNRGPKRQVMPLVKQGSLPGTMDVDLKVDDSSPWRASVGLNNDYSADTKKLRTSMSVGHDNLWQLGHSATISFFGTPGDLNQTKVWSASYVAPIGTQGWSVEATGYQSNSNVASTGGTSVLGKGHALGMKVNYTVPNSGIWWHSFSAGIDFKDNQEALKLNGAGSSVPLKYVPLSVSYNGFAQTEAATYGLGLSLVAGTRASFGYGSDSAAYDNKRYKASPSFLVLKGDANATTTLGSGAQLYGKLAGQLADAALVSGEQMAAGGANSVRGYLSAEATGDYGVSGTVEWRTPQLTYFSRLENWRLFAFADGARLRLRDPMIEQKDLFGLASVGVGSSFQFLRYLNGRIDFSYPLRDGPRTHKHVRRINFNLSASY; encoded by the coding sequence ATGCGTGAAATGACAACCAAGGGCAGGGGCGTGCCGCCAGCGGCGCCTGCAACCGCCTTGACGATGCTGTGCCTGGCCATGCTGGCGCTGCCCGGCATGGCGCGCGCGCAGGATGCGGTGCCGGCGGCGGCCCCCGTGGCCGCGCCGGAACGGCAAGTGACGATCGAGGAATACCTGGTGCGAGGCAATACCGTGCTCGACGCCCGCGCCATCGAAGAGGCGGTCACGCCCTTCCTGGGGCCGGGCCGCACTTTGAAGGACGTGGAAGGGGCGCGTGACGCCCTCGTTGCTGCATATCAAGCCCGGGGCTACCAGTCCGTCTACGTGGACTTGCCGGAGCAGCAGGTGGAGCAGGGCGTGGTGGTGCTGCAGGTGAGCGAAACGAAGGTGGGGCGCTTGCGCGTGGTCGGCGCGCAATACAACTCGCCGCTCGACGTGCGCCAGCAAGTGCCGGCCCTGACGGAAGGCACGGTGCCCGACTTTACGCAGGCGCAAGTGGAACTGACGGCCCTGAACCGCGGTCCCAAGCGCCAGGTGATGCCGCTGGTCAAGCAGGGCAGCCTGCCCGGCACCATGGACGTGGACCTGAAAGTGGACGACAGCAGCCCGTGGCGCGCCAGCGTGGGCTTGAACAACGATTACAGCGCTGATACGAAGAAATTGCGTACCAGCATGTCGGTCGGCCACGACAATCTGTGGCAGCTCGGGCATAGCGCCACCATCAGCTTTTTCGGCACGCCGGGCGACCTGAACCAGACCAAGGTGTGGTCCGCCTCGTACGTGGCGCCGATCGGCACGCAGGGCTGGAGCGTGGAAGCGACCGGCTACCAGTCGAACAGCAATGTGGCCAGCACGGGCGGCACCAGCGTGCTGGGCAAGGGCCATGCGCTGGGCATGAAAGTTAACTACACGGTGCCCAACAGCGGCATCTGGTGGCACAGTTTTTCTGCCGGCATCGATTTCAAGGATAACCAGGAAGCGCTCAAGCTCAATGGCGCCGGTTCCAGCGTTCCCCTGAAATATGTGCCGCTCAGCGTGTCGTATAACGGCTTTGCGCAGACGGAGGCGGCGACGTATGGCCTCGGCCTGTCGCTGGTGGCCGGCACGCGCGCTTCGTTTGGCTACGGCAGCGACAGCGCCGCCTACGACAACAAGCGCTACAAGGCCTCGCCCAGCTTCCTCGTGTTGAAGGGCGACGCCAATGCCACCACTACCCTGGGCAGCGGCGCGCAGCTGTACGGCAAGCTGGCGGGCCAGCTGGCCGATGCGGCGCTCGTGTCGGGCGAGCAGATGGCGGCCGGCGGCGCCAATTCCGTGCGCGGCTATCTGTCGGCCGAAGCGACGGGCGACTACGGCGTGTCTGGCACGGTCGAATGGCGTACGCCTCAGCTGACGTATTTCAGCCGCCTGGAAAACTGGCGCCTGTTCGCCTTTGCCGATGGCGCGCGCCTGCGCCTGCGCGATCCGATGATCGAGCAGAAAGACCTGTTCGGCCTGGCCTCCGTGGGCGTGGGCAGCAGCTTCCAGTTCCTGCGCTACCTGAATGGCCGCATCGACTTTTCGTATCCGCTGCGCGATGGCCCGCGCACGCACAAACACGTGCGCCGCATCAATTTCAACCTGTCGGCCAGCTACTGA
- a CDS encoding DUF2341 domain-containing protein — MQRFLFLLTILGTLVPGLAHAWWQPDWAYRKPVTVDAGPKAGAVGGDPGRIPVLLRLHSGNFNFEGVSDNGADLRFVAGDDKTVLNHQIEQFNPLLGIALIWVDVPALTAGTPQQLWMYYGNPKAPASGNGQRTFDPDYSLVYHFSEPGVPSRDSTAYGNHAQTAVPALDGSVIGAGARLGTTPLMLPASPSLALAAGAPFTFSAWVRPDSLGAQQVLYARRDGANELLIGVDQGVPFVQVNGQRSKPGQPIQAAQWSHLAVKADKNNVALYVGGRPAVSLATALPAFSTAASVGTDAPPVAGGAALANFTGAIDELRLSRTARPDALLLADAVSQGSESRLAVFGADEQQAGKSHFGFIIAAMPLDAWIVVGVLGLMMVLSWIIMIGKGRSYGAISRANAQFMQSFHEAAGAPLDHLARNGKLSASVKTDSSLWRLYDVAIDEMRRRHDRGYDLNAVSNATIGAIRAAMDGVMVRESERMSKRMIWLSTTIEGAPYVGLFGTVIGIMLVFVVAAMAGAVDINSVAPGMAAALLCTAAGLGVAIPALFGYNWLSSRSDAIVADMAVFVDEFATRLAEEQGDGRQMRPALHQA; from the coding sequence ATGCAACGTTTTCTTTTTCTGCTCACGATCCTGGGCACGCTCGTTCCCGGCCTGGCGCATGCCTGGTGGCAGCCCGACTGGGCTTACCGCAAACCCGTCACCGTCGACGCCGGCCCGAAGGCGGGCGCGGTGGGCGGCGATCCCGGCCGCATCCCCGTGTTGCTGCGCTTGCATTCGGGTAACTTCAACTTCGAAGGCGTCAGCGACAACGGCGCCGACCTGCGCTTCGTGGCGGGCGACGATAAAACGGTGCTGAACCACCAGATCGAGCAATTCAATCCGCTGCTGGGCATCGCCCTGATCTGGGTCGACGTGCCGGCCCTGACGGCCGGTACGCCGCAGCAGCTGTGGATGTACTACGGCAATCCGAAGGCGCCCGCCTCCGGCAACGGCCAGCGTACGTTTGACCCCGACTACAGCCTCGTATATCACTTCAGCGAACCGGGCGTGCCCTCGCGCGACAGCACCGCCTACGGCAACCATGCCCAGACAGCCGTGCCGGCGCTCGACGGTTCCGTCATCGGCGCCGGCGCCCGCCTGGGCACCACGCCATTGATGCTGCCCGCCTCGCCATCGCTGGCGCTGGCCGCCGGCGCGCCGTTCACCTTTTCCGCCTGGGTGCGTCCGGACAGCCTGGGCGCCCAGCAAGTGCTGTATGCGCGCCGCGACGGCGCCAATGAATTGCTGATCGGCGTTGACCAGGGCGTGCCTTTCGTGCAGGTCAATGGTCAGCGCAGCAAGCCGGGCCAGCCTATCCAGGCCGCGCAATGGTCGCACCTGGCCGTCAAGGCCGACAAGAACAATGTGGCCCTGTACGTGGGCGGCCGTCCGGCCGTCTCGCTGGCCACCGCCCTGCCGGCATTCAGCACGGCCGCCTCGGTGGGTACCGACGCGCCGCCGGTCGCCGGTGGCGCCGCACTGGCCAACTTCACGGGCGCCATCGACGAGCTGCGCCTGTCGCGCACGGCCCGTCCCGACGCCCTGCTGCTGGCCGACGCCGTCTCGCAAGGCTCCGAATCGCGCCTGGCCGTGTTTGGCGCCGATGAACAGCAGGCGGGCAAAAGCCATTTCGGTTTCATCATCGCCGCCATGCCGCTCGACGCCTGGATCGTCGTCGGCGTGCTGGGCCTGATGATGGTCTTGTCGTGGATCATCATGATCGGCAAGGGCCGCAGCTATGGCGCCATCTCGCGCGCCAATGCCCAGTTCATGCAGTCGTTCCACGAAGCGGCCGGCGCGCCGCTCGATCACCTGGCGCGCAACGGCAAGCTGAGCGCTTCCGTGAAAACGGATTCCTCGCTGTGGCGTCTGTATGACGTGGCCATCGACGAGATGCGCCGCCGCCACGACCGCGGCTACGACTTGAACGCCGTCTCAAACGCGACGATCGGCGCCATCCGCGCCGCCATGGATGGCGTGATGGTGCGCGAAAGCGAGCGCATGTCCAAGCGCATGATCTGGCTCTCGACCACCATCGAAGGCGCGCCGTACGTCGGCCTGTTCGGCACCGTGATCGGCATCATGCTGGTGTTCGTCGTGGCGGCCATGGCGGGCGCCGTGGACATCAACTCGGTGGCGCCGGGCATGGCGGCAGCGCTGCTGTGTACGGCTGCTGGCCTGGGCGTGGCGATTCCCGCCCTGTTCGGCTACAACTGGCTGTCCTCGCGTTCGGATGCCATCGTCGCCGATATGGCCGTCTTCGTCGATGAATTCGCCACGCGTCTGGCGGAAGAGCAGGGCGACGGACGCCAGATGCGTCCCGCGCTGCATCAGGCGTGA